One stretch of Campylobacter sp. DNA includes these proteins:
- a CDS encoding ABC transporter ATP-binding protein, translated as MIEIKNVSKKFADQFVLKDINLNIDDGEQVLFVGQNGAGKSSLMRTILGEYIPTSGSVAIDGFDSFKQRSRALRGISFVPQTPPPLKLSLNELIYFAERTADASRADIVKFCSEMELDLSSNLNKPFHKLSGGMKQKFLIALAFGRASKAMIFDEPTANLDPSARERFKTLLHNHAKDKSLIFISHRLEEVGGLVKRMISMDLGRIVDDKNV; from the coding sequence ATGATAGAGATTAAAAACGTAAGCAAGAAATTCGCAGATCAATTCGTTTTAAAAGATATCAATCTAAATATCGATGATGGCGAGCAGGTGCTTTTCGTCGGGCAAAACGGCGCGGGCAAAAGCTCACTGATGCGGACGATTTTGGGCGAATACATACCCACAAGCGGCAGCGTCGCTATCGACGGATTTGATTCGTTTAAGCAGCGCAGCCGCGCTCTACGCGGTATCAGCTTCGTGCCGCAAACTCCGCCGCCGCTTAAGCTGAGCCTAAATGAGCTCATCTACTTCGCCGAGCGTACGGCAGACGCAAGCAGAGCGGATATAGTAAAATTCTGCAGTGAAATGGAGCTTGATCTGAGTTCAAATTTAAACAAACCTTTTCATAAGCTATCCGGCGGTATGAAGCAAAAATTTTTAATTGCGCTAGCATTCGGCAGAGCTAGCAAGGCGATGATTTTCGACGAACCGACCGCCAATCTCGATCCGAGCGCGCGTGAGCGTTTTAAGACGCTTTTGCACAACCACGCAAAAGACAAAAGCTTGATCTTTATCTCGCATAGGCTCGAGGAAGTGGGAGGGCTGGTAAAAAGAATGATTTCAATGGATCTAGGGAGGATCGTAGATGACAAAAATGTTTAA
- a CDS encoding NapH/MauN family ferredoxin-type protein — translation MDKYNSRCTIKNTSFFSTFALKNKSGKLRPSIRALRYATVFLVHLLFVLSFRADIQILEGDISGSRILGFHLADPFATLEVIAAHKDLPINLLIGSGTILLFYFIAGGKAFCSWICPYGALSEIGEKLHNTLIAKHVIKERALPRGMRYAIWAVFLVLSAITDLLVFEIFNVVGILSRLIIYGFSLAGLWIVFVFLLEVFFSRRMWCTHLCPLGSTYSIAAKASLSKITWDKSRCDHCGVCQDVCFVSHVLDITKKKASENLGDKSKFMLKGIDCTLCGRCIDVCHQDALSIGNKLKDMI, via the coding sequence TTGGATAAATATAATTCGCGATGCACGATCAAAAATACGAGCTTTTTCTCGACCTTCGCGCTTAAAAATAAAAGCGGCAAACTGCGCCCCAGTATTCGGGCGCTGCGCTACGCCACGGTATTTTTGGTGCATCTGCTTTTCGTGCTTTCCTTTCGCGCCGATATTCAAATTTTAGAGGGCGACATCAGCGGCTCGCGGATACTTGGCTTTCACCTAGCCGATCCCTTTGCCACTCTTGAGGTGATCGCCGCGCACAAGGATCTGCCGATAAATTTGCTCATCGGCTCGGGCACGATCTTGCTGTTTTATTTCATCGCGGGCGGCAAGGCGTTTTGCTCGTGGATCTGTCCTTACGGAGCGCTTAGCGAGATCGGCGAGAAGCTGCATAATACGCTAATCGCTAAGCACGTCATCAAGGAGCGCGCCCTGCCTCGCGGTATGCGATATGCGATCTGGGCGGTATTTTTGGTGCTAAGCGCGATTACCGATCTGCTCGTTTTTGAAATTTTTAACGTAGTTGGAATTTTATCGCGCCTCATCATCTACGGCTTCTCGCTGGCGGGGCTTTGGATAGTTTTTGTGTTTTTGCTCGAAGTATTTTTTAGCAGACGGATGTGGTGCACGCACCTATGCCCACTAGGCAGCACCTATTCGATTGCGGCGAAAGCTAGCCTTAGCAAGATTACTTGGGATAAAAGCAGGTGCGATCACTGCGGCGTTTGCCAAGACGTCTGCTTCGTCTCGCACGTGCTAGACATCACCAAAAAAAAGGCATCCGAAAACCTGGGCGATAAGAGCAAATTTATGCTAAAAGGGATCGACTGCACGCTATGCGGACGCTGTATCGACGTGTGTCACCAAGACGCACTGAGTATCGGCAATAAACTAAAAGATATGATCTAA
- a CDS encoding cytochrome C, with product MKPGKILALILGVALIALMIFMASSDDSSAPQQEVKPQAQAKPAPQSKSVDLIDDKDVKNIKILQQSVKERDFKVSSSYLVSCAPCHGDDGRGKIAPPIGGKSKEQILASLKDYKAGKIKNSLMSGLLTNVSDESLDKLADEISKFKE from the coding sequence ATGAAACCGGGCAAAATTTTAGCTTTGATTTTGGGTGTAGCACTGATCGCGCTGATGATCTTTATGGCTAGTTCGGACGATTCTAGCGCGCCGCAGCAGGAAGTCAAGCCGCAAGCGCAAGCAAAGCCCGCACCGCAGAGCAAAAGCGTCGATCTCATCGACGATAAGGATGTGAAAAATATTAAAATTTTGCAGCAGAGCGTCAAAGAGCGCGATTTTAAGGTTAGTAGCTCCTATCTGGTAAGCTGCGCGCCCTGCCACGGCGATGACGGACGCGGCAAGATCGCTCCGCCGATCGGCGGCAAGAGCAAGGAACAAATTTTAGCAAGCCTCAAAGATTATAAAGCGGGTAAGATCAAAAACAGCCTGATGAGCGGACTGCTAACCAACGTAAGCGACGAGAGCCTAGATAAGCTCGCGGATGAAATTTCAAAATTTAAAGAGTAA
- a CDS encoding 4Fe-4S dicluster domain-containing protein, with amino-acid sequence MIKNRREAIKLLGGALGTLGAASLFADENSTNSAGSEVQNLNEQNSVNSAGQNSVPNSIKQNSAKNSSEDSTSLYLRPPGALAERGFRSSCIKCGQCVQVCPYHSIYLLDITHLFDIGTPVIDAKERGCYLCGALPCVLACPSGALSHETNEPKKVKMGIAVIKNLDACLAYRGQVLKSSDLRPKPAKTEQERELNSALAAKEGKPCDLCASLCPYPQPLDAIAMIEAGAHFAPQIRSACVGCGACAELCPARIIEIIPRADYKSVYEGKQ; translated from the coding sequence ATGATAAAGAATAGACGCGAAGCGATAAAACTACTCGGCGGAGCGCTCGGGACACTTGGGGCAGCGAGCTTGTTTGCGGATGAGAATTCTACCAATTCCGCGGGCAGTGAAGTGCAAAATTTAAACGAGCAAAATTCCGTAAATTCTGCAGGGCAAAATTCCGTGCCGAATTCCATAAAACAAAATTCCGCAAAAAATTCTAGCGAGGATTCCACCTCTTTATATCTGCGCCCGCCCGGAGCGCTGGCGGAGCGCGGCTTCCGCAGTAGCTGTATCAAGTGCGGCCAATGCGTGCAGGTCTGCCCCTATCACAGCATCTATCTGCTGGATATTACCCATCTTTTTGACATCGGCACCCCGGTCATCGACGCCAAAGAGCGAGGCTGCTATCTTTGCGGCGCGCTTCCTTGCGTGCTCGCCTGTCCAAGCGGCGCGCTCAGCCACGAGACGAACGAGCCTAAAAAGGTCAAAATGGGTATCGCCGTGATTAAAAATTTAGACGCCTGTTTGGCGTATCGCGGGCAGGTTTTAAAATCTAGCGATCTGCGCCCAAAGCCCGCCAAGACCGAGCAGGAGCGCGAGCTAAACTCCGCGCTGGCGGCGAAAGAGGGCAAGCCCTGCGATCTATGCGCGTCGCTGTGCCCTTACCCGCAGCCGCTTGACGCCATCGCGATGATAGAAGCAGGCGCGCATTTCGCTCCGCAGATCCGCAGCGCTTGCGTCGGCTGCGGCGCGTGCGCAGAGCTCTGCCCCGCGCGTATCATCGAGATAATCCCGCGGGCGGATTATAAATCAGTCTATGAAGGAAAACAATGA
- a CDS encoding nitrous oxide reductase family maturation protein NosD has product MKLFFLAFSLALILGAGELQDAIDSAKAGDIIELAAGEYHGNVLIDKPLTIDGLDRSAVIIGDRNATVIRVRASHVTIKNLTIQNGGFEHLSEDAGINVSDVNSVIIKNNLIKDVLYGVVLSKANDVTIEGNEISSNTYRTSFKGDGIKLWYSNANKILNNDVHNVRDTVFYFSNGNLVAGNKGHSCRYSLHFMNSGHNVVEDNYYDGNSVGLFFMFSSDNIARRNVVRNADGAYGVGIGMKDSSNFRVTDNKVVYNARGFYLDQSPYQPGSLNVFENNDIEYNSIGVQFHATQLKSVFKNNKFKGNMEIVLNDTPQSKLLQNEWSGNYFDDYDGFDRDGDGYGDVSYSSYAYADRLWAHKPSVRFFYGSSGIALLNFISKLAPFSEPELLLKDPKPRMRQ; this is encoded by the coding sequence ATGAAGCTCTTCTTTCTTGCATTCTCGCTCGCCCTAATTCTAGGCGCGGGCGAGCTTCAAGACGCGATCGATAGCGCAAAAGCGGGCGATATTATCGAACTAGCCGCGGGCGAGTACCACGGCAACGTTTTAATCGATAAGCCCCTTACTATCGACGGACTAGACCGCTCCGCCGTGATCATAGGCGATCGCAACGCAACGGTGATCCGCGTCCGCGCTTCGCATGTTACGATCAAAAATTTAACGATTCAAAACGGAGGCTTCGAGCATCTTAGCGAAGATGCTGGGATCAACGTAAGCGACGTAAACAGCGTAATCATAAAAAATAATCTCATCAAAGACGTGCTCTACGGCGTCGTGCTAAGCAAGGCAAACGACGTAACGATCGAGGGCAACGAAATTTCAAGCAATACCTACCGCACGAGTTTCAAAGGCGACGGCATCAAGCTTTGGTACTCCAATGCCAATAAAATTTTAAATAACGACGTCCATAACGTCCGCGACACCGTTTTTTACTTCTCTAATGGCAATCTTGTCGCAGGCAATAAAGGCCATAGCTGTCGTTATTCTCTGCACTTTATGAACTCCGGACATAACGTCGTGGAGGATAACTACTACGACGGCAATAGCGTGGGATTATTTTTTATGTTTTCAAGCGACAATATCGCCAGACGCAACGTCGTGCGCAACGCGGACGGCGCCTACGGCGTAGGCATCGGTATGAAGGATAGCTCAAATTTCAGGGTTACAGATAATAAAGTCGTTTACAATGCCCGCGGATTTTATCTGGATCAATCCCCCTATCAGCCGGGCTCGCTTAACGTTTTTGAAAACAACGATATCGAATACAACAGCATCGGCGTGCAATTCCACGCCACGCAGCTAAAAAGCGTATTTAAAAACAATAAATTTAAAGGAAATATGGAGATCGTGCTAAACGATACGCCTCAATCCAAGCTCTTGCAAAACGAATGGAGTGGCAACTATTTCGACGATTACGACGGATTTGATCGCGATGGCGACGGCTACGGTGACGTTAGCTACAGCTCATATGCTTATGCCGACAGACTTTGGGCGCATAAGCCAAGCGTGCGGTTTTTTTACGGCTCCAGCGGGATCGCGCTTTTAAATTTCATCTCCAAGCTCGCTCCGTTTTCAGAGCCTGAGCTACTGCTAAAAGATCCAAAACCTAGGATGAGGCAATGA
- a CDS encoding cytochrome C: protein MPKYKIYAILALLIMTVAFTIPTLGFFKVQGKIVSGQVSSVSQLPAYSAPIWNFYTKASYKNHLIPSDVKNDLGAMLEHKFEVGVPSIPVWKISLEAPNYPKEAFPDGIPLYVHVDGFSGDVGEMNTLNHYIGMYPVWRGGTLEHSLSPYYLIIATIGMLAFLYYDGKGQTLLMILPIIAPLIFIGCYVGWLYWFGHNLQDWGAFKIKPFMPTAFGDGSVAHFTTHSYPALGFWLMLALSLLSALALFSKKKFLREYR, encoded by the coding sequence ATGCCAAAATATAAAATTTACGCGATTTTAGCGCTGCTTATTATGACGGTCGCTTTTACCATCCCTACGCTCGGATTTTTCAAAGTCCAAGGTAAAATCGTATCGGGGCAGGTTAGCAGCGTCTCGCAGCTACCCGCATACTCCGCACCGATATGGAATTTTTATACAAAAGCATCGTATAAAAATCACCTAATTCCTAGTGATGTTAAAAATGATCTAGGCGCGATGCTGGAGCATAAATTTGAAGTGGGGGTCCCTAGCATACCAGTGTGGAAAATTTCACTCGAAGCGCCGAACTATCCAAAAGAGGCTTTCCCCGATGGAATTCCACTTTACGTCCACGTTGACGGCTTTAGCGGCGACGTTGGCGAGATGAATACCCTAAATCACTATATCGGCATGTATCCCGTATGGCGCGGCGGCACGCTCGAGCACTCGCTATCGCCGTATTATCTCATAATCGCGACGATAGGAATGCTTGCGTTTTTGTACTATGATGGCAAGGGGCAGACTCTGCTTATGATCCTGCCGATCATTGCGCCGCTTATTTTCATCGGCTGCTACGTGGGCTGGCTGTATTGGTTCGGGCACAACCTGCAAGACTGGGGCGCGTTTAAAATAAAGCCTTTTATGCCTACGGCGTTTGGCGACGGTAGCGTGGCGCATTTTACTACCCATTCATATCCGGCTCTTGGCTTTTGGCTGATGCTGGCCCTGTCGCTGCTATCGGCACTAGCGCTATTTTCTAAGAAAAAATTTCTACGAGAGTATAGATGA
- the nosZ gene encoding Sec-dependent nitrous-oxide reductase, whose amino-acid sequence MLKSFKPVLLGSVLFAASALCAADSDLERVMKERNLSEKDVLAAAKTYQPTGRKDDYMVFSSGGQSGQVLVYGVPSMRIYKYIGVFTPEPWQGYGFDEESKAVLRSGSINGKEINWGDTHHPNFSEKNGEYVGDYLFINDKANPRIAVINLSDFETTQIVVNPVIKSDHGGSFVTPNTEYVIETSQYAAPFDNDWHPIEEYQAVYRGAVTLWKFDYDKGKIDVNKSFSLELPPYMQDLSDAGKGESFGWAFTNSFNSEMYTGGIEKGLPPMEAGMSRNDTDYLHVYNWQILEKLAQDSKNYKVVNGHRIVTIDAAVKAGALFLIPEAKSPHGVDVSPDGRYIIIGGKLDTHASVYDFKKIKELIDKKEYAGKDPYGIPILDMQKTLHGQAELGLGPLHNTFDSQDGVIYTSLYVDSQIVKWNYKTLKVLDRINVHYNIGHLDSMEGKSSKPVGKYVIALDKLSIDRFNPIGPLHPQNHQLIDITGPKMEMLYDLPIGLGEPHDVVSIAASKLHTKPTYTMGTNSRTGKQHPAMTLAGQERIERDGKNVKVYATAIRSHINPEHIEVNKDDNVTIYMTNLERAEDETHGFTVDDYDLHMSLEPGKTASVNFIADKEGVFPFYCTEFCSALHLEMFGYLYVKDPNKKYTSAKASMLKALSPEALKAEYDKVVATNKATDDVIQSVVKFLKEKNYEKYPKVKALVDDALDQYGKIPETKAKADAAVKAGDMNGAILWEGQVWQYLVKTADVGLRAKNNLIRELSTPMSEAASNGEKAYLRGGCNGCHVIGQVSSGPDLTGVLLRHENGEKWVADFIKDPAKFYEDDYVKAMINYFNLRMPNQHMKDEEIKDIIEYLKWVDENAGLN is encoded by the coding sequence ATGTTAAAAAGTTTCAAACCCGTGCTTTTGGGCTCGGTTTTGTTCGCCGCAAGCGCCCTGTGTGCCGCAGATAGTGACCTAGAGCGCGTGATGAAAGAACGAAATTTAAGCGAAAAAGACGTTTTGGCGGCGGCTAAGACTTATCAGCCGACCGGTCGGAAGGACGATTATATGGTCTTCTCTTCCGGTGGTCAAAGCGGACAGGTGCTCGTTTACGGCGTGCCGTCGATGAGGATCTACAAATATATCGGCGTATTTACCCCGGAGCCTTGGCAGGGATACGGCTTTGACGAGGAGAGCAAGGCGGTCTTAAGATCGGGCTCTATTAACGGCAAAGAGATCAACTGGGGCGATACTCACCATCCAAATTTCAGCGAAAAAAACGGCGAGTATGTGGGCGATTATCTCTTTATCAACGATAAGGCGAACCCAAGAATCGCGGTTATAAATTTATCCGATTTCGAGACTACTCAAATAGTCGTAAATCCCGTAATCAAAAGCGATCACGGCGGCTCTTTCGTAACGCCTAATACCGAATACGTCATCGAAACCAGCCAATACGCGGCCCCTTTTGATAACGACTGGCACCCGATCGAGGAGTATCAAGCAGTCTATCGCGGCGCGGTAACGCTATGGAAATTTGACTACGATAAAGGCAAAATCGACGTAAATAAATCCTTTTCTCTAGAGCTTCCTCCATATATGCAAGATCTAAGTGACGCAGGTAAGGGCGAGAGCTTTGGCTGGGCGTTTACCAACAGCTTTAACTCCGAAATGTACACGGGCGGCATCGAAAAGGGTCTGCCTCCGATGGAAGCCGGTATGAGCCGCAACGATACTGACTACTTGCACGTTTATAACTGGCAAATTCTAGAAAAGCTTGCTCAAGACAGCAAAAACTATAAGGTCGTAAACGGACACAGAATCGTTACGATAGACGCCGCCGTAAAAGCGGGAGCGCTATTTTTGATCCCTGAGGCTAAATCTCCTCACGGCGTTGACGTTAGCCCTGATGGCCGCTATATCATTATCGGCGGTAAACTAGATACTCACGCTAGCGTTTATGATTTCAAAAAGATCAAAGAGCTAATTGATAAGAAAGAATATGCAGGCAAGGATCCATACGGAATTCCGATCCTAGATATGCAAAAGACGCTTCACGGACAAGCAGAGCTTGGTCTTGGACCTTTGCATAACACCTTCGATTCGCAAGATGGCGTAATCTATACATCGCTTTACGTTGATAGCCAGATCGTAAAATGGAACTACAAAACGCTAAAGGTTTTAGATAGGATCAACGTCCACTACAATATCGGTCACCTTGATTCTATGGAGGGTAAATCCTCTAAGCCTGTCGGTAAATACGTAATCGCGCTGGATAAGCTTTCGATCGATAGATTTAATCCTATCGGACCGCTTCATCCGCAAAATCACCAGCTGATCGACATTACAGGGCCTAAAATGGAGATGCTTTACGATCTTCCTATCGGTCTAGGCGAGCCGCACGACGTAGTTTCTATCGCAGCTAGCAAGCTTCATACGAAACCTACCTATACTATGGGAACAAACTCTCGTACCGGCAAGCAACACCCTGCTATGACGCTAGCAGGTCAGGAGCGCATCGAGCGCGACGGCAAAAACGTAAAAGTCTATGCTACAGCGATCCGCAGCCATATTAATCCTGAGCACATCGAGGTTAATAAGGACGATAACGTAACGATCTATATGACAAATTTAGAGCGTGCCGAGGACGAAACTCACGGCTTTACGGTTGATGATTACGATCTGCATATGTCGCTTGAGCCGGGTAAGACTGCTAGCGTAAATTTCATCGCAGATAAAGAAGGCGTATTTCCTTTCTACTGCACGGAATTCTGCTCTGCGCTGCACCTTGAGATGTTTGGATATCTATATGTAAAAGATCCGAATAAAAAATACACTTCAGCTAAAGCGTCTATGCTAAAAGCTCTTAGCCCAGAAGCTCTAAAAGCCGAATACGACAAGGTAGTAGCTACGAATAAAGCCACCGACGACGTTATCCAATCAGTCGTTAAATTCTTAAAAGAGAAAAACTACGAGAAATATCCTAAGGTCAAGGCTTTAGTCGATGACGCGCTGGATCAATACGGCAAAATTCCTGAAACCAAAGCCAAGGCAGACGCCGCGGTAAAAGCCGGCGATATGAACGGCGCGATACTTTGGGAAGGTCAAGTTTGGCAGTACCTAGTAAAAACCGCGGATGTCGGACTTCGCGCTAAAAATAATCTGATCCGCGAGCTCTCCACTCCTATGAGCGAGGCTGCATCTAACGGCGAGAAGGCCTACCTACGCGGAGGCTGCAACGGCTGCCACGTCATCGGCCAAGTAAGCTCGGGTCCTGATCTAACAGGCGTCCTACTCCGCCACGAAAACGGCGAGAAATGGGTAGCCGATTTTATCAAAGACCCTGCTAAATTCTACGAAGACGACTACGTTAAGGCAATGATAAATTACTTCAACCTTCGCATGCCAAATCAGCATATGAAAGACGAAGAGATCAAAGATATCATCGAATACCTAAAATGGGTCGATGAGAACGCGGGTCTTAACTAA